TTGATTGTGCGGTTCGTTAGCACTTTATCAATGAGCCCATAGCCGACCGCGTCATTAGCGCTCAAAAAGTTATCCCTATCCGTATCCAAACGGATCTTTTCTATCGGCTGCCCCGTGTGGCTGGACAAGATAACGTTCAGCTTTTCTCTGATTGCCAGGATCTCTCTGGCATGAATATCAATATCGGAAGCCTGCCCCTGAAAACCGCCTAGCGGCTGGTGAATCATCATTCGCGAATGAGGCAGACAATACCGTTTGCCTTTAGCTCCGCCGGTCAGAAGCAAAGCCCCCATGCTGGCGGCCTGCCCGATGCACATAGTGCTGACATCGGGCTTGATAAACTGCATCGTGTCATAAATCGACATCCCGGCAGTCACCGATCCGCCGGGCGAGTTGATGTACAAATGAATATCCTTGTCAGGATTTTCTGATTCCAGAAAAAGCAACTGGGCGACAACCAGATTGGCCATGTAATCTTCCACTTGACCAACCAGAAATATAACTCGCTCTTTTAATAGTCTTGAATAAATATCAAAAGAGCGCTCGCCTCTAGCCGTTTGTTCAACAACTATAGGAACTAGTCCACCCGCGGCCTCGGGAGCCATTGCTTGATTCATTTTATACATTCGATACCTTACCTTTGCTGTTGATTCATTACATCGTCAAATTTCATAGGTTCATCAGATACTTTTGCCTGGGCAACCAGCCATTCAACGGTCTGGTCTTCCAACACCATTTGTCTGACATCCTCCAGTCGGCTTTCATCTGCATAATACCATTTAACCACATCTTCAGGGCGTTCGTAACTTCTTGCCATATTTTCAATAGCAGACCGTACTTTATCCGCATCAATTTTGATATCGTTTTTCTGGATGATTTCACCCAAGATCAATCCCAAAGCCACGCGACGCTTAGCCTGTTCTTCAAACGCGTCCCTTGGCAGCTTCAGATCGTCCAGCTTCATTTTCTGCCGTTTAGCGGTTTCCATATAAGGCTTCATCATATTTTCGACTTCCTGATCGACCAGCGCGTTCGGAACAGTAATCTGAATCTTCTCATACAAAGCATCCATGACGGCATTTTTCAGCTTACCGCGTAACGCCTGTTCAAGCTCTCTTTCCATATTGTTTCTGACGTCTTCACGGAAAGACTCTGCAGAGCCATCTTCGATACCGTAGGCCTTCACGAAAGCCTCATCAATTTCAGGCAATACGGGTTCTTCAACAGCACTCACTTCAACTTCAAACTGAGCTGCCTTGCCGGCCAGCTTTTCATTACCATACTGCTCTGGAAAAGATACTTCAAATGTTTTGTTAGCGCCCGCCTCAAGACCAATCAGGTTGTCTTCAAAGCCTGGAATCATCTGTTTCGCGCCAATTTCAACCGGATAGTTTTCTACCTTGCCATCAGTAAAATTCTCACCGTCGGCAGTACCTGAGAAACTGATTGTTATACGATCATGTTCCTGCGATGCGCGCTCTACTTTGTTCCAGGTCTTTCTTTGCGCTCTCAGTTTTTCAATCATACCGTCGACATCGGCTTCAGCGACGGTAGCGACAGGGCGTTTTACCTCGATTTGATTCATGCCTTCCAGCGATATTTCAGGATAGACTTCAAATTCGGCAGTATATTTAAATCCTTCCGCCTCATCTAACGGATGAATATGCGGATGGCCTGCGGGCCTTAAATTTTGATCCTGCAATGCCTCAAAATAAGTAGATTGAATCAGGTCTCCGGCAACTTCGCCACGCACCCTATCGCCAAACATCTTTTTAACCACATGCTGAGGCACTTTACCCGGACGAAAGCCATCGATTTTAACTTCGCGCGCTAACGACTTCAAACGCGCCGCCATTTTTTCCTGGACAACTTCTTCAGGCACGCTAACAGTCATTTTTCTGCTTAATTCTGATGTCTTTTCGACAGAAACTTGCATTTCTTTACCTCAACAATTTATGGATAGAATTTTTTATATAGGATACCGGAATCGGCTCAAGGATTTGAAAAATTAACGATTGGCCTCGCTAATTTTGTATGTAATATTTTGAATTTAGTGGTGCGAATGGAGAGACTCGAACTCTCACAGGAAACCTACTGGAACCTAAATCCAGCGCGTCTACCAGTTCCGCCACATTCGCACGTTGAAAGAACGCGGCATTATAGCCCTAATTCCATTATTGCAACAAGTTATAAATTAAAATATTTCCACATCAATAGTGAATACACGGTTCCGCTCCCTTACGACGAAAAATCACGCTACCTGCACCAAGACATTATGATGCCTTTATAACCCTATAAAATAGAAAAACCTGAGTTGACGCCAATTCGCCCGTCAATGCAATCCAGCTAATGATACACGACGTAAATCCATGCCTTAAGGAGGAAACTCACCATGCCATCTGTAAAAGATAATAGGGCCAGCCTCAAGAAATTCAATCTTATTGGCATGCTTGAGGCCATGCTGAATATCCTAGCCCGAATCAAGCGCTGACTGATACATCGAAACCCATCTGCCTGATTTCATCGGCAAAGGCATTTAATGTCTCGGCGGATAATTTTTCCAACAGCGCCGCTTCCGGCTGCATGGAAGGTCTAGCTATCGTATATAACATGATACTCTTCAGGCTTACATACCTCTTAATTGTCTTCAGCATGTCCAAATAGGCTTGCTTTTCCTCTTCTGAGAGACCGTGTTTATCATAATCCAGCAAACAAGTCTGCAATCTTGTAGGACACAATCTTGCAGAAAGCATTAAATTTTCCAGGCTAGCTTCATAGCTCTGCTTTGCATTATTGATCAGCCGCCTGCCTGATTCGGTAGCACTATCAAACTTAAACCAGACTTCCCCGCCATACTCCCTCAACTTCTTCAACCCAATCTGGACTCTAGACTGATGCACCAAACTGCCATTAGTAATCAATACAAAATTACTCTGGGGCAAAACGCCGATTTCTGTCGCTATTTCACCAATCAAAGCCACTGCTCTGTCAAATCCTTTTAAACTGGTCGGCTCGCCGTTGCCGGAAATAGCGATATCCTTGATGACACGATTGCCGTCCGGTATCAAAAACCGCTCATAGAAATCCCCTTTAAGGACATCATCCAGAAAAAACCTTAACTCATCTTCCAGTAGCTGAAAATCCATTTCGGGCGCCGCGCCAATTTGCAAATCGGGAACCTGGCAATAGATACAGCGCCAATTACAGGCATTATTGGTATTGAAGTTAATTCCGACGGATAAGCCACCTGCTCGCCTGGAAAGTACCGGATAAACATATTTTAAGCCGGCCACATCCCGACTGTGGTTGATTGTTGTTAATGTTGACGCCATAATTCTGCTCAGAAGCAACTTTAAATCGTATTATTCCACGTCAGCCTGTGATTTTCATTTAAGTTTTTGCAAAAGGTAAATCCTTGCTTGCAAACAGTTCTTCAGGAACCGCCCGAACAGATTATCAGCATCGCCTTTGCCAAATTGACCTACAATCAGGTCAAGCATTCAGCATTCTTAACAAGGGATTCTAAAGAGTCCTTGTCTTCAAATTTCACATGGTACATTTTTGAATCCGCCATATCGATTAACGCATCGATATCAGTGCCGTCATCAGGATAAAAAGCCACACCCATGCTTGCCGACACATAAAGTCGCTTATTTTGGTAATTTACCGGCTGACGGATAGCTCGCTGCATTTCCAGCAACATCTCCGTGATATCTTCTTTATTTTTGACATGATTAAGAAGCAATACAAATTCATCACCGCCGAACCGCGCTGCCACATCCGATTGACGCATAAAGTTTCGCAGCGTATGCCCTACATGAATCAACACTTTATCGCCCGCTTTATGCCCCAATGTATCGTTTATATTTTTGAACTGATTCAGATCAATAAAGCAGACGGCAACCTTATAACGGTCCCTTTGAGCCATTTTTAAAAATTGATCTGCCAGCAAAAACAGATGATGCCGATTATCGAGACCTGTTAGAGTGTCCCGATAGGCGATTTTTTTGATTTCCTGCTCAGCGGCCAAACGCAAACGAATCTCTCTTCTTGCGGTTCTATATGAAACAAACAAAACAACAATAACAAAGACCACCACTATCGCCAGCGCTAAAAAAATTTCCGAATACAGCCACAATCGTTCCTTATCTACCTTAAAATCAGGATCATAAAGAAATCCTTCCAAGGCATGATCATTTTCGACCATATTGGTTTGTATGAAAGTACTGGCCATACGCTGCCAACGCCAGGGATTCATATGCCCCAGTTCAACCAAATCCGGAGCAATCAATGGCCTTATTGCACCTGCTTCAAATTCCAGATGCGCTCTGGACTTATTGATCTTGTATTTATCCACTAACAGGTCAATGATCTCCCGAGGATGATCCATAGCATATCGCCAACCTTCGAGACTGGCATCGCGCAATGCTTTCACCCGGTCAGAATGTTTTTTTATTTCATCCTCGGTAGTAAAGAGAATATCACTGTAAAAATCCACACCGTAGTTAAGCGGATTAAGCACCGTATAATCGATGCTGTGCTGGTTCAGATAATAAGGTTCATTACTCAGATAAGAGTTGAAAGCGGCAATTTTTCCATCAATGAGATCTTGAATATCGTAGCTGTTTGGAATGACGTGAATATCAGTCTTTTTGATGCCCTCATTATGCATCATAGCCACAATGGCCTGGTCCGACACCATAATGGCCTTGCCGGCCAAATCATGCGGAGAGAGAACACCGGTCTCTTTGCGGGCCAGCAATACAGACGGAGAATGCTGGAATATCGCCGCCAGAGCAACCAACTGTGCACCGCGCAAGCGCTCTAACAATAGCTCACTATTGGCAACACCATATTGAGCATGGCCTTGAAGCACTTGAGGGAGTGGCTTTTTCTCCGGTGTAACAGCGTCAATTATTACATCAAGGCCGGCTTTCCGGTAAAAACCCTTTTCCAACGCCGCGTAGTAACCTGCAAATTGAAACTGATGATGCCAAGGCAATTGTATATGAACAGGTTCTGCGAATGTACTGGAAAAAGAGCCTAGCAATAAAACACAAAACGCCAACCTCACCCTGATGAAAACCATGAAGGTTGCCAATGCTGCGATAACATGACCAATACAGCCATAAATATGATTTACCGGCATAACGCTTAAATGTCTTGAATGTAATGTCGCCGTCTATTTAGAGTTAGGATTGACATTTACAGAAAGCCCCGATAATGGGGCTTTCTACGTTGTTAAAATAAAATTTCGACTAAAATCGATAGACTTTAGCCTATTTTAACTAACACTTCGCCTCTGCCAATTTCCGACATGTCGCCGGCATAACGCTGCACGCGGTTAAATGCCATAGAAGCATCGGCAAATTTGGAATTGAGTTTTTTAAATGATGCAAACAGTATAGGTAAAAAAGCCAGTGTATGGGCGCCGCAATCGTTAAAACTCGCCGATAACACCGGTTGATTCCATAACAGCAAAGTGCCGCGACGCATGGCGTAGCCCAGATACCGCCCGGTTTTGCCCATGACGGCGATAGTGCCGGCCGTCATTCTGGATCCGCAATAATCACCGGCATTGCCTTCAATAAGGATATTGCCGCGGCGCATGTGATCGCCTGCCCGCTCGCCGACATTGCCTTTGACCAGAACCGTGCCGCCTTTCATGCCCATCTTGTTGCCCGGCAAGGCAGCACCGAGAAAATCACCGGCATTGCCGCCAATAACGATGAAGCCTTTTTTCATTTCACAAGCCGCATAAATGCCGACATTGCCCGTTACGCCGATATCGCCGGACTTCATGCCCAGGCCCAGATAAGCGCCGGCATCGCCTTCGACTAAAATACTGCCGCCATCGAGTTCCTTGCCGATAAAATCAAGCTTGCCGAAACTGTTCTTGATTACGATCTGTTGCGTATCGGAACCGGAAATTTTAAACAATTCATCAACACGGATCTTGCGCTTGCCGCTTTGGAGTTCAATGGCACCAATCTCGCTAGGCTCCATACCTTTCAGCAGATTGCAGACCAGCGGCGACATATCCACACGCTGATCAGTCCGGTGTTTCAGTGAAAATGTTAAAGCGCTCACGCCATAATCTCCTGTAAGTGAAAGTGGAACGGTCCGAGTTTGCCACCGTAATTGCCCGCACTGACACGCGTGATGCCGTTCTCGGCGCCTAAATCGCAGACCGCCTGTATGCCGACGCGCATGGCTTTATCAATGTCTTCTTTAGTCAAACCGTCGATAACGATTTCCATGACCGATTCAACCTCTGGCGACAAATCGGTCCGGGTCATGCCTTTCAAGGTCGGGCAGAAAGCGTCATTGGTAGATGCGCCCAACGCTTTGTATTTCGATCCGACTTTAGATCCGGAACGCACGACACCGCCTGGGAACGGCATAATGACATTGGGAATTTTGCGCATCGCTTCAATTGCAGCTTCGCAGGCGGTCAATGCTTGCGGTTGCGATTTGGCCAGCACCAGAAAGTTGCCGCCGCCCACTGCATCGACCTGACCGGTCGTCGCTTCGGCCAGAAACTCGCCGTCCATGACCGGAATACGCCAGTAGCGTTTGCCGTCTATCAGCTTGGCCACTTGAAAGCCGTCGCCGAAATAGCGCAGGTTTTTACCCAACGGAATTTTTTTGTCGCTGTCGATACCGGCAAACAGAGCCGACGTCGGCGACGTCAATACGCACTGCCCTGCACGCGTTTCCAGTTGCTTGGCCAAACCCTTGCCGCCCATGGCAAAGATCATGACGGAAACGCCCGGGCGGCCGTCCGGGGTTTCGGAAGAATCCAATACCCGCTCGATGCCGGCCTCGCAGCCACAGGCAATCACCGAAGTGGCAAAACCGGTCATGGCCTGAGCTGAAATCATGGCCCATTTTTCATTCTGCGCGGTGATGATGGCGCGCGTCGCTTTCATCGGGAAAGCTTCGGCGAAGGTTGCATCTATCTTTACGCCATTGATAATCATGCCATCCCTCCTTTAAGCGGATGCGCCGTCAGGCTGCCGCGGCCAATATCCATGAACTCGTCATCGCTGATTTTAAAGTTACCGACTTTCATAGTAAGGAATCGATCAAAATATTTCTGCAAATCTTTCTCTACCGACGAGTCCCAATCCGGTTTAACGATATGGGTTGTGCCCCACTTGGTGTGAACCACTGCGCCGTCTTTAACGACCAGTTCGCCGTCCTTAAACACATAATCCGGCTTGGCGAACATTTTTTCGCGGTCGGCATTGTCGGTATAGACGGTGATATCGGCCCAGTTGCCTGCACTCAGACCGCCGCGGTCTTGCAAACCGATCAGTCTAGCCGCTCCGGCACGCGTCATGATGGCGATTTCCTGCAGACTGTATTCACGGTCTATCGACGCCAACGTCGTCATTTTTTGCGCTTCCGGATGGATCGTCGCCAGCATATCATTGCGGAAACTCTTATCCATCAGCAAACGGATCAGATGCGGATAGCTGGTAAACGGCGCGCCGTTAGGATGGTCGGTCGTCAGGAAGATACGCCATGGGTCATCGACCAGCAAGAAAGTCTCCAGGCCAATCGCCCACTGCAGCGCATTGACGAAGTTCTGGTCCTTGTATTTGAACGGCACGACGCCGCAGCCCGCATCACACTCGATATCCATGCACACCCATTTGTTCGGGCTGGCATGTTTATGGTTGGCGTGCTGGCGCATGTTGTCGCCTGATGCGGTAACGGTCTGTCCGAACAGGATCTGTCCCACATCGATCGTGATGTTCTTGTTTTTATTGACTGCTTCGGCAATCTGCGCGGCCCCCGAGGAGAATTTGAAATCCCCCTCCGTGCCGTAACTGTGGAACTGGATATGCGTCAAGTGCATCGGCAGACCGCCGATGCCCTGGATCGTATCCAGCGTGGTATTCATGTTGCCCGGCACACCCAGGTTACAGCCGTGCACATGCAGCGGATGCGAGACGCCTAACTGCTTGACGGCCGTAGCCAGCGCCTGCAGGATCTCGCGCGGACTAACGCCGTAATGGCTGTTTTTCTCGTCCAGGTCCAGTTTGCGCTGGTTAAACTTGAAAGCGCTGATGCCGCCCGGATTGACGACTTTAATGCCGATGGCTTTGGCCGCGTTCAGCGTCCAGGCCACATAATCATTGATCGCTTTCTGGTCTTTCTTGGCAGTCAGCATGCGCAGCAAGTAATCATCACTGCCCAGCATGGCGTAACCGCCTTTATCCAGAATGGGAATATCAGCCATTTCCATGTGCGCCTGACGTGCGTTGATCGGCAATACGGCGGGCTCGAAAGCCGCGGTATAACCCATCTCGGCATAACGATAGCCGGTCACGAACGTGCTGGGCATGGCATGGCCGCAGCCGGAGCGCGTCAAGTCGGTGCGATGCACGGGGTCCTGGCGATGATCTTCGGGCAGCATGGTTCTGGCTATATTGCCTTTACCGCCGCCGATATGCGTGTGCATATCGATCGCACCCGACATGACGACCTTGCCGGTCAGATCGTATTCCTTATCAACTTGAACGTCCGGGCCCGGTTGATTAACGATACGCCCGTCTTTGATGTAAATGTCCTGTTTCTTGCCATCAATGCCGCTGGCAGGATCATAGACAGTTCCACCTGTTAACTTTATTAACATATATTTACCTATAAAGCTTGTTCAATGGCATTCAGCACGTCAAACGTGCTGGGCAGGCCGGAATCGCGGCATTTTTTCAAACGAATCGCGACCACGTTATCCATACGGTAGGCATGGCCTGCATGATCGATGCCTGGGGTGCCGACCGGGATAAACACGTCAGGCTCCCTGGTGAACGTCATGCCGGAACGGCCGATGACTATGGTCGGCAGATTCGTGACCGGCGGCACGGCATTGACGTTGAATGCCTGCACCCACACCAGCGCATCGGCTTCGCCATTGGCGATCATCAATTCAATATCATTTAAATAAGGGTCATATTCAGGGAAGCCCTTGGCAAAACGCGTGCGCGCCGGATAACCCGTAGTCCAGCCGCAAACCTGATTGGCCGTCTGATCGCCTTCCTTACCGCCCAAAGGCAGACCTGAGCAGCGCGTATTCTGATTATTGATATCCTTGATCATTTCCGACAGCGTCTGCACAGTCAGTTCAGCCTGGCTATAAGCCAAAGCCCCGGCAGCCCAGGTCACAACACTGTAGTGCGCCGCTTTCAGTTTATCGGCTATGCCCTGCAAATCAGCGACAGCGATGCCGCCCACTGTTTCAACCCGAATCGGCTGACCTTTAACCAGGGCTCTCAATACCGCCACGACTTCGGGCAGATCATCCATGCTGCATTCAAAAACTTGGGCTTTCTTGCCTTTAGGCGAAGTGGACGCATCGCCGGAAGGCGCCTTGCCTAAATAGATCACTTCCCGATTGCCGGTATCTTCCAGAAACATGGCCTCTTCATTCCAGAGATAGCGCTCGAAAAAGCGTGGGGCAAAGCTTTCAGGATCTGCGCCGACAACCAGAAGCAAATCGCAGCGGTTTTTAACTTCCGCCAGCGTCGTGTTCATCCAGCCGGAATCCTGAAGAGCCAAGAAATTGCGCCTTGCCGCATTGAAATTCATGTTATCGACAACAGCGCCGTTGCGGTCGGCCAATGCCAGCAAAGCCCGCATACCGTTGACATCGGTAGCGCACCCGCCGATAACAGGTTGATTAGTGTCTTTTAACAGAGCAGCCGCTTTTGCCACGGCCGCATCGAGACTGACGGCTTTGCCATCGACTCGGGGACTGGTATCGGTAATGGCCTGTTCGAAAGCAGGCGTATTAACCGAGCAGCCATTTTCAATCACTTTTAACGATAGACCGTCGACTCTGATTGTCAGGTCGTCAGTTCCAATACCGCAAAAAGGACTCGGTACTTCAGTTACTTCACTCACGCGCTATCCTCTTGTTGTCTCTATACAATTAAATCTGTTACCCAGCATTCCCTATAATGCTGCCCGCTGCTGTGTTATTTTAAGTTCGACTGCCTATAACCACTGGGTAAATACTAAACATTCTACTCTGATTTATCATCACTGTCTCAATATACATAGACTCGTATATTTTTCCCAATAAACAAAGGCACAAGCATCAGTGACACCATACCCAAGGATAACTATGGGGCTATTCACAAAAACCTTAAATTGGATTTGATCCACAGTCCGGTCTACATTTTTAAACCTCGGACAAAAAGTTAAGTTAAAATGGCCGGCAACTTCAATCTACCGGTCATTTATTTATGTTGAAAAAAAAATTATCTGTTCTGGTAATTACATCAATATTAGCTGCCTGCGCTGTCAGCCCTACCGGCAGACAACAATTGGTCTTCATGCCTGATGCGCAGATCAACCAGATGGGCTTGCAGGCTTTCGATACATTGAAACAAGAAAAACCTATCAGCAATAATGGCCGGTTTATACAGGCTGCCAACTGCATTGCTCAAGCGCTCACACGCGAAGTCGGCAGCGGCAACTGGGAAGTGGTGGTTTTTGAAGATCCGGAGCCTAACGCTTTTGCCCTGCCGGGCAATAAAATCGGCGTGCATACCGGCATGATCCAATTAGTCGAAAATCAGGATCAATTAGCTGCCGTAATCGGCCATGAAATCGGACACGTACTGGCCAGACACAGTAATGAACGCGTATCGCAAGAAATGGCGGTCAGCCAGGGCCTGGCGCTCATCCAAGCCGTCACCATGCCGGAAACAGCTTTAGGACAGACTGCGCTCGGTCTGCTGGGCGTCGGTGCGCAATACGGCGTACTCATGCCCTACAGCCGCACACAAGAGAGCGAAGCCGATATTATCGGCGTCGATTTAATGGCTAAAGCCGGCTTTGATCCCAGACAAAGCATCAACCTCTGGCAAAGAATGGATCAAGCCGCGCATGGGCGGCAACCTATCGAATTCATGTCGACCCACCCCTCGCACAGCACCCGTATGCAGGATTTGAACCAACATATGCCGGCAGCGATGGGATTGTTCCAGCAAGCCCACTCTATGGGCAAACAACCTCGTTGCAGCTAATCGATGACACCCTATTTAAAATATCTGCATCCGTACCCGTTTGAGAAGCTGGCACAGCTCAAACGAGGCATAGTCCCGCCCAATGACAAAGAGCATATTGCGCTGTCCATCGGCGAACCTGCGCATGCTACGCCGCATCTGATCCAGGAGACCTTGCTGACGCATCTGCATGGCTTATCCAAGTATCCGACCACTAAAGGCATACCTGAATTACGGATGGCCATAGCCGAGTGGTTGAGCCGGCGTTTTAACGTTCCGTCAGAATCGATTGATCCTGAAACACAGGTACTGCCTGTCAACGGCACACGCGAGGCGCTATTCTCGTTTGCCCAGTGCGTGATTGATGCGACCAGCCCCGCGCCGGTCGTGATCATGCCGAACCCGTTCTATCAGATTTATGAAGGGGCGGCCTTGCTGGCCGGTGCCGAACCTTATTACCTGAATACGCAGGAAGACTCCGGCTATTTGCCGGATTTTGACGCAGTCCCTGACGAAATTTGGCAACGCTGCCAGCTAATTTATATCTGCTCGCCCGGCAATCCGACCGGCTCGGTCATGGAACGAGCCAGCCATGAGAAACTGCTCAGGCTGGCGGAAAAATACGATTTCGTCATTGCCTCCGACGAGTGCTACAGTGAACTCTATGACGACGAGAACAATCCGCCGCCGGGACTGCTTGAAACAGCCTATGCAATGGGCAATACCGCTTTCAAGCGCTGCGTGGTTTTCCACAGCTTATCCAAGCGCTCCAATGCGCCTGGCTTGAGATCAGGCTTCGTTGCAGGCGATGCCGATATTCTGCAGCATTATTTTCAATACCGGACCTATCACGGCAGCGCCATGCCATTGCCGACTCAGCAGGCCAGCATTAAAGCCTGGCAGGATGAAGCTCACGTAGTAGAAAACCGGCAGCTGTACCGCGAAAAATTTACCGCTGTTATCGATATCCTTGCCGATGTTTGCCCAGTCAGCAAACCGCCGGCCGGTTTTTATATTTGGCTGAAGGTGCCGATTGCCGACACCGAGTTCACGCAACGACTTTTTGCCCAGGAAAACGTCACCGTGCTGCCCGGCAGCTTCCTGTCGCGCGAGTTCGACGGCATCAATCCCGGCCAAAACCATGTTCGTATCGCGCTGGTTGCACCGTTGGATGAATGCCTTGACGCGGCACACCGCATTAAAAGTTTTATTAACTCCTTAAAAAAGTAAAGAAAAACATGTCACAACTTGAAAAGATCATTAATGACGCCTTTGAACAACGCGCGGAAATCACGCCGGCTACTGTCTCTGCTGAAATTCGCGACGCTGTTGAAGAAACCATCAACCTGCTCGATGCCGGCACGCTCAGAGTGGCGGAAAAAGTCAACGGCGACTGGGTTGTCAACCAATGGTTGAAAAAGGCGGTATTGCTGTCTTTCCGCATCAACGAAAATCGCATCATGGAAGGCGGCAATACCCGTTACTACGATAAAGTGGAAAGCAAATTCGCCTCTTATACGCCTGATGATTTCGCCAAGGCCGGCATACGCGTCGTACCGAACGCCGTAGCCCGTCATGGCTCGTACATCGCGCCCGGCGCCATCTTGATGCCGTCCTACGTCAACATCGGCGCTTATGTCGACAGCGGCACCATGGTTGATACCTGGGTGACTGTCGGCTCCTGCGCGCAGATCGGCAAGAACGTGCACTTGTCCGGCGGCGTCGGCATCGGCGGCGTTCTGGAGCCTCTGCAAGCCAACCCGACCATTATCGGCGACAATTGCTTTATCGGCGCGC
This is a stretch of genomic DNA from Methylobacter sp. YRD-M1. It encodes these proteins:
- the dapD gene encoding 2,3,4,5-tetrahydropyridine-2,6-dicarboxylate N-succinyltransferase, translated to MSQLEKIINDAFEQRAEITPATVSAEIRDAVEETINLLDAGTLRVAEKVNGDWVVNQWLKKAVLLSFRINENRIMEGGNTRYYDKVESKFASYTPDDFAKAGIRVVPNAVARHGSYIAPGAILMPSYVNIGAYVDSGTMVDTWVTVGSCAQIGKNVHLSGGVGIGGVLEPLQANPTIIGDNCFIGARSEIVEGVIVEDGCVISMGVYIGQSTKIFNRMTGEITYGRIPAGSVVVSGNLPSADGKYSLYCAVIIKQVDEKTRSKTGINELLRD
- a CDS encoding formylmethanofuran dehydrogenase subunit B; its protein translation is MSEVTEVPSPFCGIGTDDLTIRVDGLSLKVIENGCSVNTPAFEQAITDTSPRVDGKAVSLDAAVAKAAALLKDTNQPVIGGCATDVNGMRALLALADRNGAVVDNMNFNAARRNFLALQDSGWMNTTLAEVKNRCDLLLVVGADPESFAPRFFERYLWNEEAMFLEDTGNREVIYLGKAPSGDASTSPKGKKAQVFECSMDDLPEVVAVLRALVKGQPIRVETVGGIAVADLQGIADKLKAAHYSVVTWAAGALAYSQAELTVQTLSEMIKDINNQNTRCSGLPLGGKEGDQTANQVCGWTTGYPARTRFAKGFPEYDPYLNDIELMIANGEADALVWVQAFNVNAVPPVTNLPTIVIGRSGMTFTREPDVFIPVGTPGIDHAGHAYRMDNVVAIRLKKCRDSGLPSTFDVLNAIEQAL
- a CDS encoding M48 family metallopeptidase, translating into MLKKKLSVLVITSILAACAVSPTGRQQLVFMPDAQINQMGLQAFDTLKQEKPISNNGRFIQAANCIAQALTREVGSGNWEVVVFEDPEPNAFALPGNKIGVHTGMIQLVENQDQLAAVIGHEIGHVLARHSNERVSQEMAVSQGLALIQAVTMPETALGQTALGLLGVGAQYGVLMPYSRTQESEADIIGVDLMAKAGFDPRQSINLWQRMDQAAHGRQPIEFMSTHPSHSTRMQDLNQHMPAAMGLFQQAHSMGKQPRCS
- the dapC gene encoding succinyldiaminopimelate transaminase, whose translation is MTPYLKYLHPYPFEKLAQLKRGIVPPNDKEHIALSIGEPAHATPHLIQETLLTHLHGLSKYPTTKGIPELRMAIAEWLSRRFNVPSESIDPETQVLPVNGTREALFSFAQCVIDATSPAPVVIMPNPFYQIYEGAALLAGAEPYYLNTQEDSGYLPDFDAVPDEIWQRCQLIYICSPGNPTGSVMERASHEKLLRLAEKYDFVIASDECYSELYDDENNPPPGLLETAYAMGNTAFKRCVVFHSLSKRSNAPGLRSGFVAGDADILQHYFQYRTYHGSAMPLPTQQASIKAWQDEAHVVENRQLYREKFTAVIDILADVCPVSKPPAGFYIWLKVPIADTEFTQRLFAQENVTVLPGSFLSREFDGINPGQNHVRIALVAPLDECLDAAHRIKSFINSLKK